The genomic stretch TTCGGCTTCAATGGTTCTGCCATCTGATATCCTCTCATCTATATCACTATCCTTTTTGCTTCTACAACTTATAAATCTATTCATCCGATTCATAGATACTCAATTGAAGCTAGTCTGTCAATTACTGATAATTGTGATTTATTATTAATCAAATTTGTGATCAGGATTAGATACAAAGCTGTTAAAGAAAACTATGGAAAAGCTCCAAGGAAGATAGAAGAAAGAGAGATAGTAATGGGAATAAACTCTATTTGCGATTTATGAAAAATTATTAATCAAACGGCAGCCCACAATGTTTGCTTAAATTAGAAAGTTTTATGAAAATACCAATAACCCCTCTTTAATCGCAGAATGCTTCTCCTACTTTAGCCTGTAATTAATAAATAGTCAGTCAAGTTTAGTTACTTACCATTAATTTGGTACTTACTCAACTATCATCAACATACATAAGAGCATCCCTTTGATAATCTTTCTCAGAGACGACCTTAGGTACATTCACTAATCACTTTCAGGTTCAGTAGAACTCATAGTTATTTTATGCCATTCACTCTCGCTTATAATTCCCTTCTCAAGTATCAGTTCTTTTAGCATCTTCTTTGTTGCCAATGATTCCTTAACTAACTCTGCAACGCTGTCATATCCCAATATAGGGTTCAAGACAGTGGCAAGCCCCATACTTGTTTCAAAGTGATCCCTGCAGATATCACGATTAACTCTTATTCCTGAAATACATTTCTCAACAAGAGACTGGCAGCAATCATCCAGAACTATAATGGATTTCACGATATTGGTTCCGATTAACGGCATATAAGTATTCAGTTCAAGCTGCCCAGCTCCACAGGATAGAGCTATTGTATGATCGTAACCGATTACTTGAATACAGGCCATATTAACTGCTTCACATATACTGGGATTGATCTTCCCCGGCATAATGGAAGATCCAGGCTCCACAGGAGGCAGATCTATTTCACCAAGTCCAGTATTTGGCCCAGAGCTTAGCAACCTTAAGTCGTTTACAATCTTTTGGATGTCAAGGCTCAATAGCTTAAGAACTGAAGAGAGTTCAGCAATGTCTGTAAGGAACTGAGTTGCTTCAATTCCATTTTCCGCAACTCTAAATGGTTCCTCTGTAAGAGTTTTTAACCTTTGAATTATTACAAAACGGAACACCTTCTTAGTATTAACACCTGTTCCAACTGCATTCCCTCCTATACCCAATTCATATAGTGATTCACGAGCCTTCCCAATTCGATGCAGGTCTTTCTCAACAGCACGAGCATATGCTCCAAATTCCTGTCCAAGGGTAATTGGGACAGCATCACGAAGATGAGTCCGCCCACTCTTTAATACATCAGCGAACGCCTTCTCTTTTTCACGAAAAGCCTTACTAAGAGACTCTAGTGATTTAATAAGTTTCTTTGATAACTCAATAACTGCAATCCTGATTGCAGAAGGAAATATATTATTAGTGGATTGACCTTTGTTTACATCGTCATTAGGATGAACTATATTTCGATCACCGCGATGTGTTCCCAGTTCCTCACATGCAATATTAGCTAACACTTCATTTACATTCATATTAGAGGACGTCCCGGAACCTGCCTGAAATACATTTACAGAAAAATGGGCATCAAATTCTCCCTTTAATATTAGATCACATGCCCGGATAATAGCCTGACCCTTAACTCGCTCCAGATTACCAAGCTCAATATTGGCATGAGCACATGCAAGTTTTAACTTTACTATAGCATATATAATATCATGGGGCAATATTTCAGATCCTATTATAAAATTTTCAATGGAGCGTGCTGTATTTATACTATAATAGGCATTTTCAGGGATAGCCTTCTCTCCTAATGAATCTTTTTCAACTCTCATAATCATAACTTCTAATAGGGGAATATCCCATTCAATGTTGCAAATTGAAATCTCATCTTTGTTGTAGCTTGAAAGAACTGTATCTTTTTATGGTAGCCCTCATGGTGTGGATGCAAATGTGTTCATATACTGTTTTATTTAATTATATCTGAACTCATATTGAATAAATCATCACCCTTAATATCCTCAAGAAAATGCATTGTAAAATATTCATCAATATCCTGGGCAAGTGAGAGTGCTTTTATGTAATCCTCTTTCATCTGAATATCATGAGATGGTAAAGGTTCATCGACCAATATCCTCGAATAAATATTTGCGAGAGCAACAATTAAGACCATTTTTCTATGGGGTGAATCAATATCCCCTGAATGATGTTGATAAACAGTATCGATCAATTCCTCAGGGAAATTCCACTTCTGCAATAAGTTTTTCCCAACCTCTGCATGATCATAACCGAAAATACTCTCTTCTATAGCAAGGATATCCCTCTCAGGCTCCCTCCCCATGATCTCTAGAAAATTATTATAACCTTCATAATCATTCATAAGCAGTACAATTCTTCCTATATCATGCAGCATGCCAGCTATAAACATATCTTCTTTTTTTTGATCATATTGCAATTTTGTTGCCAGGTTTTTTGCAACAAATGCTGTGAGCACTAAATGACGCCATATATCTACTTCAGAAGATCTTGTTTTCGATAGCCCAGATCTAATCAAATTTTTTCTCTTTAACTTTCCAAATATATTTGATGCACATATAAGCAATACAAGACTTTTAACCGTTTGAAATCCCAACAGTGTTATTGCCTGCTGTAAATTGATGATCTCTCTCTGCCTGGCATAGAGTGCTGAATTGGACACCTTGAGAATCTTAGTGGTAAGAGCAGGATCAAGCAGGATAATATTCCCCAATTCCTTGAAACTTATTTCAAGATTTTCTTCCTTCAACAGAAGTATCTTCGTCGCTACTTGCGGCATCACTGGTATATCTTTTATTTCTATTTTTTTATCAGCCATATATCAACTCATATTATTGATCTGAATAATTCTAC from Spirochaetota bacterium encodes the following:
- a CDS encoding aspartate ammonia-lyase, whose translation is MRVEKDSLGEKAIPENAYYSINTARSIENFIIGSEILPHDIIYAIVKLKLACAHANIELGNLERVKGQAIIRACDLILKGEFDAHFSVNVFQAGSGTSSNMNVNEVLANIACEELGTHRGDRNIVHPNDDVNKGQSTNNIFPSAIRIAVIELSKKLIKSLESLSKAFREKEKAFADVLKSGRTHLRDAVPITLGQEFGAYARAVEKDLHRIGKARESLYELGIGGNAVGTGVNTKKVFRFVIIQRLKTLTEEPFRVAENGIEATQFLTDIAELSSVLKLLSLDIQKIVNDLRLLSSGPNTGLGEIDLPPVEPGSSIMPGKINPSICEAVNMACIQVIGYDHTIALSCGAGQLELNTYMPLIGTNIVKSIIVLDDCCQSLVEKCISGIRVNRDICRDHFETSMGLATVLNPILGYDSVAELVKESLATKKMLKELILEKGIISESEWHKITMSSTEPESD
- a CDS encoding HDOD domain-containing protein, yielding MADKKIEIKDIPVMPQVATKILLLKEENLEISFKELGNIILLDPALTTKILKVSNSALYARQREIINLQQAITLLGFQTVKSLVLLICASNIFGKLKRKNLIRSGLSKTRSSEVDIWRHLVLTAFVAKNLATKLQYDQKKEDMFIAGMLHDIGRIVLLMNDYEGYNNFLEIMGREPERDILAIEESIFGYDHAEVGKNLLQKWNFPEELIDTVYQHHSGDIDSPHRKMVLIVALANIYSRILVDEPLPSHDIQMKEDYIKALSLAQDIDEYFTMHFLEDIKGDDLFNMSSDIIK